Proteins from a genomic interval of Luteolibacter sp. Y139:
- a CDS encoding peptide ABC transporter substrate-binding protein yields MTRRALSLLLPLLCLAPCGAETPVEKANREKILLIGNASDPKSLDPHLVTGVIEHNIIRSLLEGLVSDDAYSDTAYPPGAATSWEHNENYTEWTFHLRPDGKWSDGAPLTSADFIFGYNRLLHPDTLGPYAEMLFFLKNAEKFNRGEITDFSQVGVSAPDDYTLKLTMREPVPFLLGMTRHYTWFPVPRHVILRFGKMTDRFTPWCEPGNFVGNGAFVLKEWKLNDHVDVAKNPLYWDAANVKLNGLRFIPAENYYTETRGFLAGQLHTTYQLPPPLVDKIKEECPQYLHQEPYLATDFIRVNVTRPKLDNPKVRMAMSLAIDRKLLCDNVLQGNIPCGTICPNLGDYKPDQIVSFDPERAKALLAEAGYKDGVGLPRFKLLMSSTGSRGTVEAIQAMWRDTLGINIDLQPKDWGAYVSAQQKLDYDIALAAWTGDYLDPSTFLLMWTKDNGNNNTGWSNPEYERMLSEAAQQADPAQRLAIFKKAERMFIEDQAILPISYRGRNYLHRPEVKGWSPLLLDNHPWHTISLEP; encoded by the coding sequence ATGACACGACGCGCCCTCTCCTTGCTTCTCCCACTCCTCTGCCTCGCCCCCTGTGGCGCAGAGACCCCGGTCGAGAAAGCAAACCGGGAAAAGATCCTCCTGATTGGCAACGCCTCCGATCCCAAGTCCCTCGATCCCCATCTCGTAACCGGGGTTATCGAACACAATATCATCCGATCCCTGCTTGAGGGACTGGTCTCGGATGATGCCTATTCCGACACCGCCTACCCGCCGGGTGCCGCGACCTCGTGGGAGCACAATGAGAACTATACCGAGTGGACCTTCCACCTACGGCCCGACGGCAAGTGGTCGGACGGAGCCCCGCTGACCTCCGCCGATTTCATTTTCGGCTACAACCGCCTGCTACACCCGGACACGTTGGGCCCGTATGCGGAGATGCTCTTCTTCCTCAAGAACGCGGAAAAATTCAACCGCGGCGAGATCACCGATTTCAGCCAGGTGGGCGTCTCCGCCCCTGATGATTACACGCTGAAGCTCACCATGCGGGAGCCGGTGCCCTTTCTGTTAGGCATGACCCGCCACTACACGTGGTTCCCGGTTCCCCGCCACGTCATCCTCAGGTTTGGCAAGATGACCGACCGCTTCACCCCATGGTGCGAGCCCGGCAATTTCGTCGGCAACGGCGCCTTCGTTCTCAAGGAATGGAAACTGAACGACCACGTGGATGTGGCGAAGAATCCGCTCTACTGGGACGCCGCGAATGTGAAGCTCAATGGCCTGCGCTTCATCCCCGCGGAGAACTACTACACGGAAACCCGCGGCTTCCTCGCCGGGCAGCTCCACACCACCTATCAGCTCCCACCGCCGTTGGTGGACAAGATCAAGGAAGAGTGCCCGCAATACCTCCACCAGGAGCCCTACCTCGCCACCGACTTCATCCGCGTGAATGTCACCCGGCCGAAACTCGACAATCCGAAGGTGCGCATGGCCATGTCCCTGGCCATCGACCGGAAGCTCCTCTGTGATAACGTCCTGCAGGGCAACATTCCCTGCGGCACGATTTGCCCGAACCTGGGCGACTACAAGCCGGACCAGATCGTCAGCTTCGATCCCGAGCGCGCGAAGGCCCTGCTGGCAGAGGCCGGCTACAAGGACGGAGTAGGCCTACCGCGCTTCAAGCTGCTGATGAGCAGCACAGGCAGCCGCGGCACCGTCGAAGCCATCCAGGCGATGTGGCGCGACACCCTCGGCATCAACATCGATCTCCAGCCGAAGGACTGGGGCGCTTACGTCTCCGCCCAACAGAAGCTCGACTACGACATCGCGCTCGCCGCTTGGACCGGGGACTACCTCGACCCCTCGACCTTCCTGCTGATGTGGACCAAGGACAACGGCAACAACAACACAGGCTGGTCCAATCCCGAATACGAAAGGATGCTCTCCGAAGCCGCCCAGCAGGCGGATCCCGCACAGCGTCTCGCCATCTTCAAGAAGGCGGAACGCATGTTCATCGAGGACCAGGCGATCCTGCCGATCTCATACCGCGGCCGCAATTACCTGCACCGCCCGGAGGTCAAGGGCTGGAGCCCGCTGCTGCTCGACAACCACCCCTGGCACACCATTTCCCTCGAACCCTGA